The proteins below come from a single Corvus hawaiiensis isolate bCorHaw1 chromosome 20, bCorHaw1.pri.cur, whole genome shotgun sequence genomic window:
- the FBXO39 gene encoding F-box only protein 39, with protein MEDDSEPEQSSWAYLPDVCLRHVFHWLDDRDRSRAALVCKKWSCAMYSGSLWRCRTITFYGQPSRARTLEFQSALWYTKKFGKYLKHLEIKLSNPYNTPFIKKFQVIMRGLLSHLGKCNSHLVSLSIKYLELDCLIWKNVVRAQFIKNLAAFLKRMSNQLDYLNLKGARITLEEGCELLNSLSSLTNRSFISEINIEDFFSLHLSVYSSALFHQTMSKFHSLTILTFNYNCISDELLDILREHSSHSLCTLNIKCHIHDPHGQVVSGMAWANLAKRAPKLNVNFFFERVMKHDHLARILLVEIPVRSISLRSCYFSDPDWTMRPTLTNLLPAYWHGLQKLTLELNNDHELLDNELLQLILSCKRLFFLKVWAFLSASFMERLLQNRAERKCVLTTIKVRIYTAQDDSTEEEQLLADIYRKFKYLIDSELNYFVITYPMV; from the exons ATGGAAGATGACAGTGAACCCGAACAAAGCTCCTGGGCCTATCTACCTGATGTCTGTCTGAGGCATGTCTTCCATTGGTTAGATGACAGGGACAGATCTCGAGCTGCCTTGGTCTGTAAAAAATGGAGTTGCGCCATGTACTCTGGATCTCTCTGGAGATGCAGAACCATCACCTTCTATGGCCAGCCATCAAGGGCACGCACACTGGAGTTTCAAAGTGCACTGTGGTATACCAAAAAATTTGGCAAGTATTTGAAGCACCTTGAGATTAAGTTATCGAATCCTTACAATACTCCCTTTATCAAAAAATTTCAAGTGATTATGAGAGGTCTTCTTTCACACCTGGGTAAGTGTAATAGTCACCTAGTATCCCTGAGCATCAAGTACCTAGAATTAGACTGCTTGATCTGGAAAAATGTGGTTAGGGCTCAGTTTATCAAGAACTTAGCTGCCTTCCTGAAAAGAATGAGCAATCAGCTTGATTATCTTAACTTAAAAGGAGCAAGAATAACTTTGGAAGAAGGCTGTGAGCTTCTGAATTCTCTGAGCAGCTTGACAAATAGAAGCTTTATATCTGAAATCAATATTGAGGATTTCTTCAGTCTCCACCTTTCTGTCTACAGCAGTGCCTTGTTCCACCAAACTATGTCGAAGTTCCACAGCCTGACCATCCTGACTTTCAATTATAACTGCATCTCTGATGAACTGCTGGACATCCTGCGGGAGCACAGCTCTCATTCCCTGTGCACCTTGAATATTAAGTGTCATATCCATGACCCTCATGGGCAAGTGGTCTCAGGAATGGCATGGGCAAACCTGGCAAAGAGAGCCCCAAAACTGAACGTGAACTTCTTCTTTGAAAGAGTCATGAAGCATGATCACCTAGCTAGGATCCTGCTAGTGGAGATCCCAGTTAGGAGCATCAGCCTACGGAGCTGTTATTTTAGTGACCCAGACTGGACGATGAGACCTACCCTCACCAACCTTCTCCCAGCTTACTGGCATGGTCTGCAG AAATTAACACTTGAATTGAACAATGACCATGAGTTGCTGGACAATGAGCTGCTACAGCTTATCTTATCATGCAAGAGGTTGTTTTTTCTGAAAGTCTGGGCATTTCTAAGTGCCAGCTTTATGGAGAGGCTGCTACAAAACCGTGCAGAAAGGAAATGCGTTTTGACTACCATAAAG GTCAGGATTTATACAGCCCAAGATGACAGcactgaggaggagcagctgttGGCTGATATTTACAGGAAGTTCAAGTACCTGATTGACTCAGAACTTAATTATTTTGTCATTACCTACCCAATGGTGTAA
- the PIMREG gene encoding protein PIMREG isoform X1, which translates to MASVLQNVKATVAWRKHQLLADLNENESPVPDKFKRRASLSSLNTIRMSLRKRVPLKRLELNFHKTPTRESLEPRQRCQTLQTIKRTAKYAFGTVSQKIQKSCQSPVRSMVTFPAESISRGCATSSTKKGSTTPCCKSVTPAASSKGTPRSSKRALLGPTRVSEHREWRDFSSWLGKNAVSLRRSRRAAALKSPYSSPAPSSRKIEFDCELELVSSGICQLKRISQALDDAIVKEERQQAISNYCLMAQNSHSIHRSLKSSQAIRRQAKKLHQALGT; encoded by the exons ATGGCATCTGTGCTTCAAAATGTCAAAGCAACAGTGGCCTGGCGGAAACACCAGCTCCTAGCTGACCTCAATGAGAATGAGAGCCCTGTGCCTGACAAATTCAAGAGAAGGGCCTCTCTGAGTTCTCTCAATACCATTCGCATGTCTCTAAGGAAACGGGTACCATTAAAGCGACTAGAGCTGAATTTTCATAAAACCCCAACTAGGGAAAGTCTGGAACCAAGACAGAGATGCCAAACTCTCCAGACTattaaaagaacagcaaaatatGCTTTTGGAACAGTGTCCCAG aaaatacagaagtctTGCCAAAGCCCAGTACGCTCAATGGTGACCTTTCCAGCTGAATCCATCAGCAGAGGCTGTGCGACCAGTTCTACCAAAAAAGGAAGTACTACACCTTGCTGTAAGAGTGTTACTCCAGCAGCCAGTTCCAAAGGCACTCCAAGGTCCAGCAAAAGGGCCTTGCTTGGGCCAACAAGGGTGTCAGAACATAGAGAATGGAGGGATTTCTCATCCTGGCTTGGTAAAAATGCTGTCTCTCTCCGGAGATcaagaagagcagcagcactgaagagCCCTTATTCATCACCTGctccttccagcaggaagaT AGAGTTTGACTGCGAGTTGGAACTGGTCTCCTCAGGGATTTGCCAGTTGAAGCGTATCTCCCAAGCACTCGATGACGCCATTGTGAAAGAGGAGAG GCAACAAGCAATATCAAACTACTGTCTAATGGCACAAAACTCACACTCTATACATCGATCCCTGAAATCATCTCAAGCTATCAGAAGGCAAGCAAAGAAACTCCATCAAGCACTTGGTACCTAG
- the TEKT1 gene encoding tektin-1 — protein MARLLQDTSKFHPSEWYTANRMQRASTESQKSRSECVTAESWRLVDEIEKTTQKTQSDVNKKIEQRREEIKFWKQELDNRLEQIVHETDVLLTFKNRLERALESCKEPLVVAQKCLLYRQRRVGIDLVHDEVEQELLKEAEVLQGIIALLGRTLEQTNEQIRRNRSAKYNLEMDLKDKFTALTIDDYCASLTNDTPHIIYADNAMKLEGNFVSPEDWIDFSNINVEKADKQRNNSLALKALIDSILSQTANDMCKQCEMVNVAFRNRVKEVKDAKHKLETFLAMVMDETASQEKNIAALKKAIADKEGPVKVAQTRLEARNHRPNVELCYDTVHCSLMNEVQEITKNIQRLKDALAQAETELKRLSCRQLSLEEEIKVKENTLYIDEVLCMQMRESLYINNY, from the exons ATGGCCAGACTGTTGCAAGATACATCTAAATTTCATCCCTCAGAATGGTACACTGCAAACAGGATGCAGCGTGCCAGTACAGAGTCCCAGAAATCCAGGTCAGAATGTGTGACAGCTGAGAGTTGGAGGCTGGTGGATGAAATCGAAAAGACaactcaaaaaacccaaagcgaTGTCAATAAGAAAATAG AACAGAGAcgggaagaaataaaattctggaAGCAAGAACTAGATAACAGGCTAGAACAAATTGTTCATGAGACAGACGTATTGTTGACTTTCAAGAATAGGCTGGAGAGAGCTTTGGAGAGCTGCAAAGAGCCACTTGTCGTTGCCCAAAAGTGTCTCCTGTACAG gCAGAGGAGAGTTGGGATTGACTTGGTGCATGATGAAGTGGAACAGGAACTACTGAAGGAAGCTGAAGTCCTCCAGGGGATTATTGCTTTACTTGGACGTACATTGGAACAAACCAATGAGCAAATCAG ACGAAACCGTTCAGCAAAATACAACCTGGAAATGGATCTGAAGGACAAATTCACAGCTTTGACGATTGATGATTACTGTGCTAGCTTGACAAACGACACTCCTCATATCATATATGCTGACAATGCAATGAAACTGGAAGGAAA ttttgttaGCCCTGAGGACTGGATAGATTTCTCAAACATAAATGTTGAAAAGGCTGACAAGCAAAGAAACAATTCTTTGGCACTGAAGGCGCTTATCGATAGCATTCTCTCACAGACGGCAAATGACATGTGCAAGCAATGTGAGATGGTGAATGTTGCTTTTAGAAATAGGGTGAAGGAAGTCAAGGATGCCAAGCACAAGCTAGAGACATTTCTTGCAATG GTAATGGATGAGACTGCCTCACAGGAGAAGAACATTGCAGCCTTAAAGAAAGCAATTGCTGATAAAGAAGGACCTGTAAAAGTGGCTCAAACCCGCTTGGAAGCAAGAAACCATCGCCCCAATGTGGAACTGTGCTATGACACAGTGCATTGCAGCCTGATGAATGAAGTTCAAGAGATTACCAAAAATATTCAAAG ATTAAAGGATGCATTGGCACAGGCTGAGACAGAGCTGAAACGCCTGAGCTGCCGACAGCTTTCCTTGGAGGAAGAGATCAAGGTCAAGGAGAATACACTGTACATTGATGAAGTGCTGTGCATGCAAATGAGAGAGTCTCTTTACATAAACAATTACTGA
- the PIMREG gene encoding protein PIMREG isoform X2: MASVLQNVKATVAWRKHQLLADLNENESPVPDKFKRRASLSSLNTIRMSLRKRVPLKRLELNFHKTPTRESLEPRQRCQTLQTIKRTAKYAFGTVSQKIQKSCQSPVRSMVTFPAESISRGCATSSTKKGSTTPCCKSVTPAASSKGTPRSSKRALLGPTRVSEHREWRDFSSWLGKNAVSLRRSRRAAALKSPYSSPAPSSRKIEFDCELELVSSGICQLKRISQALDDAIVKEESDMTVSLIRN; the protein is encoded by the exons ATGGCATCTGTGCTTCAAAATGTCAAAGCAACAGTGGCCTGGCGGAAACACCAGCTCCTAGCTGACCTCAATGAGAATGAGAGCCCTGTGCCTGACAAATTCAAGAGAAGGGCCTCTCTGAGTTCTCTCAATACCATTCGCATGTCTCTAAGGAAACGGGTACCATTAAAGCGACTAGAGCTGAATTTTCATAAAACCCCAACTAGGGAAAGTCTGGAACCAAGACAGAGATGCCAAACTCTCCAGACTattaaaagaacagcaaaatatGCTTTTGGAACAGTGTCCCAG aaaatacagaagtctTGCCAAAGCCCAGTACGCTCAATGGTGACCTTTCCAGCTGAATCCATCAGCAGAGGCTGTGCGACCAGTTCTACCAAAAAAGGAAGTACTACACCTTGCTGTAAGAGTGTTACTCCAGCAGCCAGTTCCAAAGGCACTCCAAGGTCCAGCAAAAGGGCCTTGCTTGGGCCAACAAGGGTGTCAGAACATAGAGAATGGAGGGATTTCTCATCCTGGCTTGGTAAAAATGCTGTCTCTCTCCGGAGATcaagaagagcagcagcactgaagagCCCTTATTCATCACCTGctccttccagcaggaagaT AGAGTTTGACTGCGAGTTGGAACTGGTCTCCTCAGGGATTTGCCAGTTGAAGCGTATCTCCCAAGCACTCGATGACGCCATTGTGAAAGAGGAGAG CGATATGACAGTTTCTCTCATTCGTAACTGA